In Bradyrhizobium sp. 1(2017), one DNA window encodes the following:
- a CDS encoding ATP-binding protein produces MYEGINPAFESVLGISSDEIQQRDVPDCMSQEDAESVCEALRACLAEGAELRIRHRLALGSARRNMETIVVPVVDPAAGRVIRLIGCHRAVCKGSTFENVADDAHMGVSLISIQEDIQQRIASDLHDSTCQHLIAASLSLMRIRSSLSDPAAAERLCDEIDASIDEALREIRAFAYLLHPQNPTVDGLKATIENYAAGFAVRTSLRVTTNIMPQIDRLPSETQRTLLRVIQEALTNIFRHAKATKVRIDMDAANDHFRLTITDNGCGFSVDPARPGAKVISIGVGIPAMKARLQEIGGTLDIRSDSRARHSGTVLCAVFPHGLGANGRNRRWTATITGARADTR; encoded by the coding sequence GTGTACGAGGGGATCAATCCGGCGTTCGAGTCTGTTCTTGGCATCTCTTCCGACGAGATCCAGCAGAGGGACGTCCCCGACTGCATGAGCCAAGAGGATGCTGAATCCGTCTGCGAAGCCCTTCGGGCGTGTCTCGCGGAAGGCGCTGAGCTCAGAATTCGCCATCGACTTGCATTGGGGAGCGCGCGTCGAAATATGGAGACGATCGTCGTTCCAGTCGTCGATCCGGCTGCGGGTCGCGTAATCCGGCTGATTGGCTGCCATCGTGCCGTGTGCAAGGGCAGCACTTTCGAGAATGTCGCCGACGACGCTCATATGGGCGTCAGCCTCATCTCCATTCAAGAAGACATCCAGCAGCGGATTGCGTCCGATCTCCATGATTCGACCTGTCAGCATTTGATTGCCGCAAGCCTAAGCCTCATGCGAATCCGGAGCAGCCTGAGCGACCCGGCCGCTGCCGAGCGGCTTTGCGATGAGATAGATGCGTCGATTGACGAAGCGCTCAGGGAGATCCGTGCGTTTGCCTATCTGCTGCACCCGCAGAATCCGACGGTCGATGGCCTGAAGGCCACGATCGAAAATTACGCCGCGGGATTCGCGGTGCGTACATCGCTGCGGGTCACGACCAACATCATGCCCCAGATCGACCGGTTACCCAGCGAGACGCAGCGTACCTTGCTGCGGGTGATCCAGGAAGCGCTCACGAACATATTCCGCCATGCGAAAGCGACGAAGGTGAGAATCGATATGGACGCAGCCAATGACCATTTTCGGCTGACGATCACGGACAATGGGTGCGGCTTCTCGGTCGACCCCGCGCGGCCCGGCGCGAAGGTGATATCGATCGGCGTCGGAATTCCCGCGATGAAGGCTAGGCTCCAGGAGATCGGGGGCACGCTCGATATCCGGTCCGATTCCCGGGCGCGGCATTCCGGCACGGTGCTGTGTGCCGTGTTCCCGCATGGGCTCGGTGCGAACGGCCGCAACCGTCGCTGGACCGCAACAATCACGGGGGCCCGCGCAGACACAAGATAG
- a CDS encoding response regulator: MKRIVIADDHEVVRSGLRAIVETRPNWTVSGEASNGEQAVALTLETRPDIVIVDYSMPIMNGLEVSRRLKALHLRTEVLILTMHENEELLTEAILAGVRGFLFKSDARKHLISAIEALLDGRPYFTSVLLERLLHDYRVNKQNKPDILLTSREQSVVQLIAEGHTNRSISAILKLSVKTVETHRASAMRKLGMSSTAELVRYAIRKKLVAP, translated from the coding sequence GTGAAACGCATCGTGATTGCGGATGATCATGAAGTCGTACGTTCCGGGCTTCGTGCGATCGTCGAAACGCGCCCCAACTGGACCGTCAGCGGGGAAGCGAGCAATGGCGAGCAGGCCGTCGCATTGACCCTGGAAACCAGGCCGGACATCGTGATCGTCGACTATTCCATGCCCATTATGAACGGGCTGGAGGTCAGTCGCCGCCTCAAGGCACTGCATCTGCGCACCGAGGTCCTGATCCTGACCATGCACGAGAACGAGGAACTGTTGACGGAAGCCATTCTGGCGGGCGTCCGCGGCTTCCTGTTCAAGTCGGACGCGCGGAAGCATCTCATTTCTGCGATCGAGGCCCTGCTCGACGGCAGGCCCTATTTCACGAGCGTGCTGTTGGAGAGGCTGCTCCATGACTACCGGGTCAACAAGCAGAACAAGCCGGACATATTGCTGACGTCGCGTGAGCAGAGTGTGGTTCAGCTGATCGCCGAGGGCCACACCAACCGGTCCATCAGCGCCATCTTGAAGCTGAGTGTGAAGACGGTCGAGACCCATCGCGCCTCGGCCATGCGCAAGCTTGGAATGTCCTCCACTGCCGAGTTGGTCCGCTATGCCATTCGCAAGAAACTGGTCGCGCCTTGA
- a CDS encoding efflux RND transporter periplasmic adaptor subunit, whose product MLEGVLMAALSSLVLAACNRDAGTATTPTPRAVRTVTVEKRETSTPLTFSGRIEAEDEVSIAFRISGRLSANDTKIGDRVKAGQVLARLEPQNELNALRQAQAALAAAQGQLTQARNHFDRQQTLLGQGWTTRANFDAATQAQQTAQSQVDAAEAQLNSAHDLVGFTEVKADAPGVITATGPGAGEVVQAGQMIARIARQDGRDAVFDVPAQLIRSGSADPQITVSLADDPTITAQGRIREVAAQASPVTRTFEVKVGLTDPPAAMRLGATVVGRVKTNAGPMIDIPATALTKMNQQPAVWVVDPSAKTVSIRNVDVARFDEAQAIISQGLDTGEIIVTAGVQALHPGQKVRVLGAEP is encoded by the coding sequence ACGGCGACTACGCCGACACCGCGCGCGGTACGGACGGTGACTGTCGAGAAGCGCGAGACGTCAACACCGCTGACCTTTAGCGGCCGAATCGAAGCCGAAGATGAAGTGAGCATCGCATTCCGGATTTCGGGGCGCCTTTCGGCGAACGACACCAAGATCGGCGACCGCGTCAAGGCCGGGCAGGTATTGGCGCGATTGGAGCCACAGAACGAGCTGAACGCGCTGCGACAGGCGCAAGCCGCCCTTGCCGCCGCTCAGGGCCAGCTGACGCAGGCGCGAAATCATTTCGATCGCCAGCAGACCTTGCTGGGACAGGGATGGACCACGCGCGCCAATTTCGATGCGGCAACCCAGGCCCAACAGACCGCGCAGTCCCAGGTGGACGCAGCCGAAGCTCAGCTCAACTCCGCACACGACCTGGTCGGCTTCACCGAAGTCAAGGCCGATGCACCGGGCGTAATCACCGCGACGGGGCCTGGTGCCGGCGAAGTCGTCCAGGCCGGGCAGATGATAGCCAGGATTGCCCGACAGGATGGCCGCGACGCGGTCTTTGATGTTCCCGCCCAATTGATCCGGTCGGGATCGGCCGATCCGCAAATCACTGTCAGTCTCGCGGATGACCCGACGATAACGGCACAAGGCCGTATCCGGGAAGTCGCCGCGCAAGCCAGTCCTGTAACCCGGACCTTCGAGGTCAAGGTCGGGCTGACGGATCCACCGGCCGCGATGCGACTCGGTGCGACCGTCGTGGGGCGGGTCAAAACGAATGCGGGGCCCATGATCGACATTCCGGCGACGGCCTTGACCAAGATGAATCAGCAGCCCGCCGTTTGGGTTGTCGATCCATCGGCCAAAACGGTCTCAATCCGCAACGTCGATGTGGCGCGGTTCGACGAGGCGCAAGCGATTATTTCCCAGGGACTTGATACCGGCGAAATAATCGTCACGGCCGGAGTCCAGGCACTTCATCCGGGTCAAAAGGTCCGGGTGCTCGGGGCAGAGCCATGA
- a CDS encoding response regulator: protein MKRFLVADDHEAVRSGLRAVLEQRADWEVVAEANDGGKAVAAAIQSRPHVAIVDFSMPRMTGVEVARRIRDYPLQTEVLIFTVHDSSLLAQQAFEAGARAFLLKSDANKLLLAAVESLLLHRPFCPRSCRNDLDQGPGSERDGQHELTPREQLVVRLVAEGYSNKGISAILNLSVKTTEAHRAAAMRKLDVKSTAGLVRYAVRAKLVDA from the coding sequence ATGAAGCGGTTTCTTGTCGCGGATGATCACGAAGCGGTGCGATCGGGCTTGCGCGCCGTGCTTGAGCAACGGGCGGATTGGGAGGTGGTGGCCGAGGCCAATGACGGTGGCAAGGCGGTGGCCGCTGCAATCCAGAGCCGGCCTCATGTCGCCATCGTCGATTTTTCCATGCCGCGAATGACGGGCGTAGAGGTCGCACGGCGCATCCGGGATTATCCGCTCCAGACCGAGGTGCTGATCTTCACGGTCCACGATTCGAGTCTCCTCGCCCAGCAGGCGTTCGAGGCCGGTGCACGCGCGTTTCTGCTGAAGTCGGACGCGAACAAGCTGCTGCTGGCCGCGGTCGAGTCGCTTCTGCTGCACAGGCCGTTCTGCCCCCGAAGCTGCCGGAACGATCTGGACCAGGGACCGGGCAGCGAGCGGGATGGACAGCACGAATTGACGCCGCGCGAGCAACTCGTCGTCAGGCTGGTCGCGGAGGGCTACAGCAACAAGGGCATCAGCGCCATCCTGAACCTCAGCGTGAAGACGACCGAGGCACATCGGGCGGCCGCGATGCGCAAGCTCGACGTGAAGTCCACCGCCGGGCTGGTCCGGTACGCGGTCCGGGCGAAGCTGGTCGATGCCTGA
- a CDS encoding efflux RND transporter permease subunit — protein MNLSDWALRHRSLVVYMMIVAVVAGVLSYYRLGRNEDPAFIIKTMVVQAAWPGASVEETMKQVTERLERQLQETPHLDFLRSFTRAGVTTIFVNLQGSASAKQVSDTWYEVRKSVGDMRHTLPAGVIGPGFNDDFGDTFGIIYGFTSDGFTQRELRDRVEDIRSRLLLVRDVSKIELLGAQDEVIFVEFSKQQLATLGVDRSALVAALQAQNFVRPAGMIQTGSESISLRVSGGFSSEQDIANINFAAGGRMLRLSDIARVRRGYTDPPQPMFRINGHPAIGLAISMREGGDILALGANIKKAMEQITTDLPIGIEPSLVADQSVVVHNAIGEFMTSLLQAIAIILAVSFISLGVRPGLIIALAIPLTLAIVFPIMELARIDMQRISLGALIIALALLVDDAMTTTDATLTRLAQGGSKVEAATYAFRTHAFAMLAGTLVTIAGFIPVGFAASSAGEYTFSLFAVVTIALLVSWFVAVIFTPLLGAVILVPPKQNNADSPGRIYRLYRNFLTSAMRAKWLTILVSLALFVASLLALPLIPRQFFPSSDRPELLVDLSLPQNSSIYASETAAKRLDTKLTGDPDVAHWSTYVGRGAIRFYLPLNVQLPNDFFTQAIVVAKDVAARERLHAKLEKFLAEEFPNAISYISPLELGPPVGWPVQYRVSGPDIGRVREIALKVAQIVSANPQAKQVNFDWMEPDRQVRIRVDQDEARLLGLGSQAIATVLNTVISGSPVTQVRDDIYLVNVLARATDEERVSLANLRTLQVPLPGGQTVPLSQFATFEYDQEFPLIWRRDRVPTLTVQAAIAGDTLPDAVVDSLSPAIENLKKTLPASYDVVVGGTVEESRKSQASVMAVIPLMLFVMFTILMVQLQSFARLFMVVSVAPLGLIGVIAALMLFGRPLGFVAILGVLALIGMISKNAVILIGQIEAERAQGKTPWEAAVDASSSRFRPIMLTAVSTVLGMIPIAPTVFWGPMAFAIMGGLLVATVLTLVFLPTLYVTWFGNKGPADAPAVSTPP, from the coding sequence ATGAATCTCTCCGATTGGGCCCTCAGGCACCGCTCGCTCGTCGTCTACATGATGATCGTGGCAGTGGTCGCCGGCGTGCTGTCCTATTACCGGCTCGGCCGGAACGAGGATCCCGCGTTCATCATCAAGACCATGGTCGTTCAGGCTGCCTGGCCGGGTGCATCCGTCGAAGAAACGATGAAGCAGGTGACGGAGCGGCTCGAACGCCAGCTTCAGGAAACGCCTCATCTGGATTTTCTGCGCAGCTTCACCCGGGCAGGCGTCACGACCATCTTTGTAAATCTGCAAGGAAGTGCCAGTGCCAAGCAAGTCTCCGACACCTGGTATGAGGTCCGGAAGTCTGTCGGCGACATGCGCCACACGCTGCCTGCCGGTGTTATCGGGCCCGGCTTCAACGACGATTTCGGCGACACGTTCGGAATAATCTATGGCTTTACCAGCGACGGCTTCACACAGCGCGAACTGCGCGACCGTGTCGAGGATATCCGCTCCAGGCTGCTTCTTGTGCGTGACGTGTCAAAGATCGAGCTGCTGGGCGCGCAGGACGAAGTGATTTTCGTCGAGTTTTCCAAGCAGCAGCTTGCGACTCTGGGGGTCGATCGATCGGCTCTGGTTGCGGCGCTGCAGGCGCAAAACTTCGTGCGGCCGGCCGGAATGATCCAGACCGGCTCCGAAAGCATTTCGCTTCGGGTGTCGGGAGGCTTCTCGTCCGAGCAGGACATTGCCAACATCAACTTTGCCGCAGGTGGTCGCATGCTCCGCTTGAGCGACATCGCGCGGGTGCGGCGCGGTTATACCGACCCACCCCAGCCGATGTTTCGCATCAACGGCCACCCGGCCATCGGGCTTGCCATTTCTATGCGGGAGGGCGGCGACATTCTCGCGCTCGGCGCAAATATCAAGAAGGCAATGGAGCAGATCACTACGGATCTGCCGATCGGCATCGAGCCGAGCCTGGTCGCGGACCAATCGGTCGTCGTGCACAATGCGATCGGCGAGTTCATGACGTCGCTACTGCAGGCGATCGCGATCATTCTCGCCGTCAGCTTCATCAGTCTCGGCGTACGTCCCGGCCTCATTATCGCGCTTGCGATTCCATTGACGCTCGCGATCGTGTTTCCGATCATGGAGCTCGCCCGCATCGATATGCAGCGAATATCCCTTGGTGCGCTGATCATTGCGCTTGCCCTGCTCGTCGACGACGCGATGACGACTACCGACGCCACGCTTACGCGGTTGGCACAGGGCGGTAGCAAGGTCGAGGCTGCGACCTACGCATTCCGGACCCACGCCTTCGCCATGCTGGCGGGGACGCTGGTGACGATTGCCGGGTTCATTCCGGTCGGCTTTGCCGCCAGCTCGGCGGGCGAATATACCTTCTCGCTGTTTGCCGTGGTCACCATCGCACTGCTCGTGTCCTGGTTCGTTGCAGTCATCTTCACGCCTTTGCTGGGCGCCGTCATTCTGGTTCCGCCAAAGCAGAACAACGCCGATTCGCCCGGCAGGATCTACCGGCTGTATCGAAACTTCCTCACATCCGCGATGCGGGCAAAATGGTTGACGATCCTCGTGTCACTGGCGCTGTTCGTCGCATCCCTTCTCGCGCTCCCTCTCATCCCGCGTCAGTTCTTTCCGTCGTCCGATCGACCGGAACTGCTTGTCGATCTCAGCCTGCCGCAGAACTCATCGATCTATGCGAGCGAAACGGCCGCCAAACGCCTCGACACGAAGTTGACAGGAGATCCGGATGTCGCGCACTGGAGCACTTACGTGGGTCGCGGTGCCATTCGCTTCTATCTGCCACTTAATGTCCAGCTACCCAATGATTTCTTCACGCAAGCGATTGTCGTTGCAAAAGACGTCGCGGCTCGCGAGCGCTTGCATGCGAAACTTGAGAAATTCCTGGCCGAGGAGTTTCCAAACGCGATTTCGTACATTTCTCCGCTCGAGCTCGGCCCCCCGGTTGGATGGCCGGTGCAGTATCGGGTCAGCGGTCCTGACATAGGGCGGGTCCGTGAGATCGCGCTCAAGGTGGCGCAGATCGTGTCCGCCAATCCCCAGGCCAAGCAGGTAAACTTCGACTGGATGGAGCCCGACCGCCAGGTGCGTATTCGCGTCGATCAGGATGAAGCGCGTCTTCTCGGGCTCGGCTCGCAGGCGATCGCAACCGTCCTGAACACCGTCATATCCGGCAGCCCGGTTACCCAGGTTCGCGACGATATCTATCTGGTCAACGTGTTGGCGCGCGCAACCGACGAAGAGCGTGTGTCGCTGGCCAACCTGCGGACCTTGCAGGTGCCGCTGCCGGGCGGGCAAACGGTCCCGCTCAGTCAGTTTGCTACCTTCGAGTATGACCAGGAATTTCCTCTGATCTGGCGACGTGACCGCGTTCCGACACTGACGGTCCAAGCTGCCATCGCCGGCGACACACTGCCGGACGCGGTGGTGGACTCGCTTTCGCCCGCGATAGAGAATCTGAAGAAGACGCTCCCCGCATCATACGATGTGGTTGTCGGCGGCACCGTGGAAGAAAGCCGGAAGTCGCAAGCTTCCGTCATGGCTGTGATACCCTTGATGCTGTTCGTGATGTTCACGATTCTCATGGTTCAGCTGCAGAGCTTCGCACGATTATTCATGGTCGTGAGCGTGGCGCCGCTCGGCTTGATAGGTGTCATTGCGGCGCTGATGCTTTTCGGCAGACCCCTGGGTTTCGTCGCCATTCTCGGCGTCCTGGCGCTGATCGGCATGATCAGCAAGAACGCGGTGATCCTGATCGGTCAGATTGAAGCCGAGCGGGCTCAAGGGAAGACGCCCTGGGAAGCCGCGGTGGATGCGAGCAGCTCCCGCTTCCGTCCCATCATGTTGACGGCCGTGTCCACGGTCCTCGGCATGATACCAATCGCCCCGACGGTGTTCTGGGGACCGATGGCCTTTGCGATCATGGGCGGCCTGCTGGTCGCGACCGTTTTGACGCTGGTTTTCCTGCCGACCCTTTATGTGACCTGGTTCGGGAACAAGGGGCCAGCCGATGCTCCGGCCGTATCAACGCCACCTTGA